One stretch of Chitinophaga pendula DNA includes these proteins:
- a CDS encoding DUF4266 domain-containing protein, with product MLRHVLLLLSVALLLCSCATVRPYQRVYLNDEQMKPGKAMIEKFDDNVHTYREGASGGGTGKASGGCGCN from the coding sequence ATGCTTAGACATGTATTACTACTGTTGTCCGTTGCATTACTGCTATGCAGTTGTGCGACGGTTCGGCCTTACCAGCGGGTATATCTCAATGATGAGCAGATGAAACCAGGTAAGGCTATGATCGAAAAATTTGACGACAACGTGCATACTTACCGGGAGGGCGCCAGTGGTGGTGGCACTGGTAAGGCCAGCGGTGGTTGTGGCTGTAATTAA
- a CDS encoding thioredoxin family protein, translating to MRSCLLLLFLLSAMVHVNGQAVTDTTQAFREAREQHRPVLLVFSGSDWCIPCIQLEKAVLSDSSFVRYARMELVVMKADFPQRKRVAAELRAQYEDLASRFNPDGAFPYVVLLTASQQSLGTVPSTVRSPADFISSIQALIKNQPYATSKVPAPAAAHGVGL from the coding sequence ATGCGTAGTTGTTTGTTATTGTTGTTCCTCTTATCAGCGATGGTCCATGTGAATGGGCAGGCGGTGACGGATACCACTCAGGCGTTTCGGGAGGCCAGGGAGCAGCACCGGCCCGTGTTGCTGGTATTTTCGGGATCGGACTGGTGTATTCCCTGTATACAATTGGAGAAGGCGGTATTGTCTGACAGTAGTTTTGTGCGGTATGCCCGTATGGAACTGGTGGTGATGAAAGCTGATTTTCCGCAGCGTAAGCGGGTAGCTGCGGAGTTGCGGGCACAGTATGAGGACCTGGCTTCGCGTTTTAATCCGGACGGTGCTTTCCCTTATGTTGTATTACTTACGGCGTCTCAGCAGTCGCTTGGCACGGTACCTTCTACTGTGCGCTCGCCCGCTGATTTTATATCTAGTATTCAGGCGCTGATCAAAAACCAGCCATATGCAACTTCAAAAGTACCAGCTCCGGCAGCGGCTCATGGGGTCGGACTTTGA
- a CDS encoding glycerol-3-phosphate dehydrogenase/oxidase: MNRETIITTLQHDHQPWDIVVIGGGATGLGAALEAVTRGYRTILLEQTDYAKSTSSKSTKLVHGGVRYLAQGDVSLVREASVERGLLLRNAPHLVRNLSFVIPTFSLWENVKYTIGLKLYDWMAGRLSLGRSRHISKKEALNRLATLKTDRLAGGVLYHDGQFDDSRLAINLAQTIHDKGGIALNYVKVTSLQKDANGHINGVTVMDTLGNVEMKLQTKAVINATGVFVDDILRMDDPSARKSITASQGVHVVLDKAFLPGHDALMIPQTSDGRVLFAVPWHNKVVVGTTDTPVSYISLEPHALEKEINFILQTAAQYLVRQPTRNDVQSVWAGLRPLAAPKEEGHKTKEISRSHKIMVAASGLVTIIGGKWTTYRRMAEDVVNKVEQSQQWKPTPSVTHHMPVHGAVEGMDWNDPWYFYGTDAQEIRKLADNSPQGNEIVSHSLGIVKAQIIWAVKAEMARHVEDFLARRTRALFLDATEAQRIAPFVASIMAAELGYDNNWIQQEVTAFDTLAKGYLLHQQ, translated from the coding sequence ATGAACAGAGAGACCATCATTACAACATTGCAACACGATCACCAGCCTTGGGACATCGTGGTGATAGGAGGAGGGGCCACCGGCCTCGGTGCAGCACTGGAAGCAGTGACAAGAGGATACCGGACTATATTACTCGAACAAACGGACTATGCTAAATCAACCTCTAGCAAAAGTACCAAACTGGTACATGGTGGCGTTCGCTACCTCGCTCAGGGTGACGTCTCCCTCGTTAGAGAAGCTAGTGTAGAACGGGGACTACTCCTCCGGAATGCTCCCCACCTCGTCCGCAACCTGTCTTTCGTAATACCCACTTTCAGCCTCTGGGAAAATGTGAAATATACCATCGGTCTGAAACTATACGATTGGATGGCCGGCAGGCTCAGCCTCGGCAGATCCAGACACATATCGAAAAAAGAAGCGCTGAATAGATTAGCCACACTGAAAACAGATCGCCTCGCAGGAGGTGTCCTGTATCATGATGGACAGTTCGACGATAGCCGCCTGGCAATCAACCTCGCTCAAACCATTCACGATAAAGGAGGCATCGCCCTCAATTATGTGAAAGTGACCAGCTTGCAAAAAGATGCCAACGGACATATCAACGGTGTAACAGTAATGGACACACTGGGAAATGTAGAAATGAAATTGCAGACAAAGGCCGTCATCAACGCTACCGGCGTATTCGTAGATGATATCCTCCGCATGGATGATCCCAGTGCCCGTAAGTCCATCACCGCCAGCCAGGGAGTGCACGTCGTCCTCGACAAAGCATTCCTTCCCGGCCACGATGCCCTCATGATACCGCAAACCAGTGACGGCCGCGTATTGTTCGCCGTACCTTGGCACAACAAAGTAGTCGTGGGTACCACCGATACACCGGTCAGCTATATCAGTCTCGAACCGCATGCACTGGAAAAAGAAATCAACTTCATCCTCCAGACCGCTGCACAATACCTGGTCCGCCAACCTACCCGCAACGATGTTCAAAGCGTATGGGCAGGCCTCAGACCACTAGCCGCTCCGAAAGAAGAAGGCCACAAGACAAAAGAAATATCACGTAGTCATAAGATCATGGTGGCAGCCTCCGGCCTCGTCACCATCATAGGAGGAAAGTGGACTACATACCGCCGAATGGCAGAAGATGTAGTGAACAAAGTCGAACAGTCGCAACAGTGGAAGCCGACTCCTTCCGTTACACATCACATGCCCGTTCACGGCGCCGTCGAAGGAATGGACTGGAACGATCCCTGGTACTTCTACGGAACCGATGCACAGGAAATCCGCAAACTGGCTGACAATTCCCCACAAGGAAACGAAATAGTCAGCCACTCACTTGGTATCGTCAAAGCCCAGATCATATGGGCCGTAAAAGCAGAAATGGCGCGACATGTAGAAGACTTCCTGGCTCGTCGCACAAGAGCACTCTTCCTCGACGCCACAGAAGCACAACGCATCGCTCCCTTCGTCGCCAGTATAATGGCAGCCGAACTGGGATACGATAACAACTGGATACAACAGGAAGTAACAGCCTTCGATACATTAGCAAAAGGCTACCTTTTACACCAACAATGA
- a CDS encoding mechanosensitive ion channel family protein encodes MRTTTINTPFFGLVFLLSLFCLHAAGQTPPVDTKPLDSIAMSKNLNRAARDTNRFRKSDTVVAIILNRIEGYTVMFNKVISTLKRGYDSSYIVDNMPLVDTSLHVIKRNIATLGSTPNVHDLYTNKVMLVQLERKLDLWQEEVNRYYSKLVQINDTMVQITRDSTMRSIPADDELFDQYKGQIITLVKKFRQADSANKVSLLRLGFLQNNIANRYIDVTNLLEEMDFQLSTFGNRMFNKDYTYLWQRAENAKKAHMFLPVLRSSIVKNLKVLIIFLAVQWQVILIWILVGVLFAWWIFSNIHKIRQRHPETEAESILQHSRYVYRFPLASMLIVVFTLSSFISIRYPLMYTELNWGVTIAALTLVLYSYLPSNFFRWWVVLTVLLFLYCVNNLLIEATFVEHWALFAGAIFCIVLGIRLLKATKHTTLALPRYSRAVIWLFIVMSSISLLMVLIARVTAAKIIGASSVINIVMAVNLMVFIEILMEAVYLQVEANKNSSTFISFIDYQRVKSKLKNMFTILAAIAWLTLIARNLYVFDAIFDSLSVFLGKERKIGNTAFSYGSILVFLVVIWVATIVTQLISYFFGNTGEPSGTFKKGKLGSAMLLVRLGVLTIGVLIAFAASGIPMDKLAIVIGALGVGIGFGLQNVVNNLVSGIILAFEKPIEVGDVIELGTRSGVVKEIGIRSSKISAYDGSDVVVPNGDLISQQLINWTLSGRTRRLELLIGVAYGADVQQVITIMKESIVGREGVLTLPEPVVFLSQFGDNAINFRIFLWISDLGLAGSLQSDILADIYQQLQAAGIRIPNPQRELHIRSIDPKLWQRWEADLHQQREAAPKDSGKGPDHPPSPRGDVSEGDVPPVVPPVPSS; translated from the coding sequence ATGCGTACAACCACAATAAATACCCCTTTTTTCGGGCTGGTGTTCTTACTCAGCTTGTTTTGCCTGCATGCTGCAGGTCAGACGCCACCTGTTGACACTAAACCTTTAGACAGTATTGCGATGAGTAAAAACCTGAACCGGGCTGCGCGGGATACGAACCGTTTCCGAAAGTCGGATACGGTGGTGGCTATTATCCTGAACCGGATAGAGGGTTATACGGTGATGTTTAATAAGGTGATCAGTACGTTGAAGCGGGGATATGACAGTTCTTACATCGTTGATAATATGCCGTTGGTGGATACGTCGTTGCATGTGATCAAGCGGAATATTGCCACACTGGGGAGTACGCCTAATGTGCATGACCTGTATACCAACAAGGTGATGTTGGTGCAACTGGAGCGGAAGCTGGATCTATGGCAGGAGGAGGTGAACCGTTATTACAGTAAGCTGGTACAGATCAATGATACGATGGTGCAGATCACGCGGGATAGTACGATGCGTAGTATACCGGCGGATGACGAGTTATTTGATCAATACAAGGGGCAGATCATTACGCTGGTGAAAAAGTTCCGGCAAGCGGACAGTGCCAATAAGGTAAGTTTATTGCGGTTGGGTTTTCTGCAGAACAATATAGCGAACCGTTATATTGATGTTACGAACCTGCTGGAGGAGATGGATTTCCAGCTTTCCACTTTTGGCAACCGGATGTTCAACAAGGACTATACTTATTTGTGGCAGCGGGCGGAGAATGCGAAGAAGGCGCATATGTTCCTGCCGGTGCTTCGTAGTTCGATCGTCAAAAATCTGAAGGTGTTGATTATTTTTCTGGCGGTGCAGTGGCAGGTGATCCTGATCTGGATATTGGTAGGAGTGCTTTTTGCGTGGTGGATATTCAGTAATATTCATAAGATAAGGCAGCGGCATCCGGAGACGGAAGCGGAGTCGATTTTACAGCATTCGCGGTATGTGTATCGTTTTCCGCTGGCAAGTATGCTGATTGTGGTATTTACTTTGTCTTCCTTTATTTCCATACGGTATCCGCTTATGTACACAGAATTGAACTGGGGTGTGACGATTGCTGCGCTGACGTTGGTATTATACAGTTATCTACCTAGTAATTTTTTCCGCTGGTGGGTTGTGCTGACGGTGTTATTATTTCTGTATTGTGTTAACAACTTATTGATCGAGGCGACGTTTGTGGAGCACTGGGCATTATTTGCCGGCGCGATCTTTTGTATCGTGTTGGGTATCCGGTTGTTGAAAGCTACGAAACATACTACGCTGGCATTGCCGAGGTATAGCCGGGCGGTGATCTGGTTGTTTATTGTGATGAGTAGTATTTCGTTGCTGATGGTTTTGATAGCGCGGGTGACGGCAGCCAAAATTATTGGCGCGAGCAGTGTTATTAACATTGTGATGGCGGTAAACCTGATGGTGTTTATAGAGATATTGATGGAGGCGGTGTATCTGCAGGTGGAGGCGAATAAAAATTCGAGTACTTTCATTTCGTTTATCGACTATCAGCGGGTGAAGTCGAAGTTAAAGAATATGTTTACGATACTGGCAGCGATAGCCTGGTTGACCCTGATTGCGCGTAACCTGTATGTATTTGATGCGATATTTGATTCGTTGAGTGTTTTTCTGGGTAAGGAGCGTAAGATCGGCAATACGGCATTTTCGTACGGGAGTATATTAGTGTTCCTGGTGGTGATCTGGGTGGCTACGATCGTGACGCAATTGATCTCGTATTTTTTCGGTAATACGGGAGAGCCTTCGGGGACGTTCAAGAAGGGGAAGCTGGGATCTGCCATGTTGCTGGTGCGATTGGGTGTGCTTACTATTGGGGTATTGATCGCTTTTGCGGCATCGGGTATTCCGATGGACAAACTGGCGATTGTAATTGGTGCGTTGGGTGTGGGTATAGGCTTTGGGTTGCAGAATGTGGTGAACAACCTGGTATCTGGAATTATCCTTGCGTTTGAGAAGCCGATAGAGGTGGGTGATGTGATAGAGTTGGGGACCCGGTCGGGAGTTGTGAAGGAGATTGGTATCCGGTCGAGTAAGATATCGGCTTATGACGGTTCGGATGTGGTGGTACCTAATGGGGACCTGATATCGCAGCAGTTGATCAACTGGACGTTGAGTGGCCGTACGCGCAGGTTGGAGTTATTGATCGGTGTGGCTTATGGTGCTGATGTGCAGCAAGTGATCACGATAATGAAGGAATCTATTGTGGGCCGGGAGGGAGTGCTGACGTTGCCGGAGCCGGTGGTGTTCCTTTCCCAGTTCGGGGACAATGCCATTAACTTCCGGATATTCCTCTGGATCAGTGATCTTGGTCTGGCGGGATCGTTGCAAAGTGATATCCTGGCGGACATTTACCAGCAATTACAGGCGGCGGGTATACGTATTCCCAATCCCCAACGTGAACTGCATATACGTTCTATAGATCCCAAGTTATGGCAGCGATGGGAGGCCGATCTGCATCAGCAGCGGGAGGCGGCCCCGAAGGATAGCGGGAAAGGGCCTGATCATCCACCCTCACCGAGGGGAGATGTATCGGAGGGAGATGTGCCACCGGTAGTACCACCGGTACCGTCATCGTAA
- a CDS encoding PadR family transcriptional regulator yields the protein MDNSQSAYFINRWQSQIKKGLFEYIILLLLQKKERYGYELISEIKKLADMDIAEGTIYPLLSRLKKEKLVESRWVEMEEGVPRKYYQLTELGNEYLEAMYKYLGELMQAIADLKKL from the coding sequence ATGGATAATAGCCAAAGTGCATATTTCATCAATCGCTGGCAATCGCAGATCAAGAAGGGCCTCTTCGAATATATCATCTTGCTGCTGTTGCAAAAAAAAGAACGCTATGGGTATGAGTTGATCAGCGAGATCAAAAAACTGGCAGACATGGATATAGCAGAGGGCACCATCTATCCGCTCCTCAGTCGGCTCAAAAAAGAAAAACTGGTGGAATCCAGATGGGTTGAAATGGAAGAGGGCGTACCACGCAAATATTACCAACTAACCGAACTGGGTAACGAATACCTGGAAGCCATGTATAAATACCTCGGCGAGCTGATGCAGGCCATCGCAGACCTGAAAAAATTATAA
- the glpK gene encoding glycerol kinase GlpK: MLQQPSYILSLDLGSSTAGAVLFNRQGEVVKQCQKEYEKYYPQPGWIEVDPDEIWFTMLSVIEELVADTNLKAAQIAGIGIANQRETTVIWDKSSGKPIYNAIAWQDRRGSRLCDELRYQGFAELVRGKTGLILDAYFSASKIRWILDNVIGARLAAEQGQLAFGTIDAWLIWKLTGGKEHLTEITNASRTMLFNIFTQQWDEELLRLFKIPVQLLPKVCGNSEIIAHTAPVILDAPVPIAGVAGDQHAALFGQLCFEPGTVKNTYGSGCFVLMNIGTAPILSAHNLLTTVAWKINNQVIYALEGSVFGGSSVFRWIRDGLGLIDHTAEIEDLARTEEDNGGVMFVPALSGLGAPYWDPYARGMIIGITRGTSSGHIARAALEGVALGIDDALQAMQKDTGQRISMLKVDGSSAGYDWFMQLQTNIIQSPVQRPAVMPVSALGVAYLAGLATGFWNNLNEIRRNERINSVFSPELPAESVLPLKQRWQRAIARVQQWDI; the protein is encoded by the coding sequence ATGCTACAGCAACCGTCATACATTCTCTCCCTCGACCTCGGCTCCAGTACAGCCGGAGCCGTTCTGTTCAATCGCCAGGGAGAAGTCGTCAAACAGTGCCAGAAAGAATACGAAAAATATTACCCGCAACCCGGCTGGATAGAAGTAGACCCGGATGAAATATGGTTCACCATGCTCTCCGTAATCGAAGAACTGGTCGCCGACACCAACCTGAAAGCCGCCCAGATCGCCGGCATCGGCATCGCCAATCAACGCGAAACAACTGTCATCTGGGATAAATCATCCGGAAAACCCATCTACAATGCCATCGCCTGGCAAGACCGCCGTGGCTCCCGCCTCTGCGACGAACTCCGCTACCAGGGATTCGCCGAACTCGTAAGAGGAAAAACCGGCCTCATCCTCGATGCCTACTTCTCCGCCAGCAAAATCCGCTGGATATTAGATAACGTTATCGGAGCCCGGCTCGCCGCCGAACAAGGACAACTCGCCTTCGGTACCATCGACGCCTGGCTCATCTGGAAACTCACGGGTGGCAAAGAACACCTCACCGAGATCACCAACGCCTCCCGTACCATGCTGTTCAACATATTCACACAGCAATGGGATGAAGAACTATTACGCCTCTTTAAAATACCCGTCCAGCTATTGCCCAAAGTATGTGGCAACAGCGAGATCATCGCCCATACCGCCCCCGTCATCCTCGACGCCCCCGTACCCATCGCCGGCGTCGCCGGCGACCAGCATGCCGCCCTCTTCGGACAACTGTGCTTCGAACCAGGTACCGTTAAAAATACCTACGGCAGCGGCTGCTTCGTACTCATGAACATCGGTACCGCACCCATCCTCTCCGCTCATAACCTGCTCACCACCGTCGCCTGGAAGATCAACAACCAGGTCATATACGCCCTCGAAGGCTCCGTATTCGGTGGTAGCTCCGTATTCCGCTGGATAAGAGATGGCCTCGGTCTCATCGACCATACCGCCGAAATAGAAGACCTGGCCCGCACAGAAGAAGACAACGGCGGCGTCATGTTCGTACCCGCCCTCTCCGGACTAGGCGCCCCCTACTGGGACCCCTACGCCAGAGGTATGATCATCGGCATCACCCGCGGCACCTCCTCCGGACATATCGCCCGCGCCGCCCTCGAAGGCGTCGCCCTCGGTATCGACGACGCCCTCCAGGCCATGCAGAAAGATACCGGTCAACGCATCAGCATGCTCAAAGTAGATGGCTCCTCCGCCGGATACGACTGGTTCATGCAACTCCAGACCAATATCATCCAATCCCCCGTACAGCGTCCAGCCGTTATGCCCGTCAGCGCACTCGGCGTCGCCTACCTCGCAGGACTGGCTACCGGCTTCTGGAACAATCTCAACGAGATCCGCCGCAACGAACGGATAAATAGCGTGTTCTCACCCGAACTACCCGCCGAAAGCGTACTCCCCCTCAAACAACGCTGGCAACGCGCCATCGCTCGCGTACAGCAATGGGATATATAA
- a CDS encoding glycoside hydrolase family 30 protein, whose amino-acid sequence MTRHITGLFAVGLCAISLACSRSSADKDTSPTPNPANNTTGKASIWVTTGDQQRLLNKGSDIDITKPTANNPAAITVDFSQSLQEIDGFGAALTGSSAYLINKKLNPAQRDQLLRDLFDPNTGIGISYLRTTIGASDFSLSDYTYNDLPSGQTDPQLQKFSINKEKDDVIPVFKAILAIAPAIKIMATPWSAPAWMKTNGLLGRGKLKPEWYPTYANYLLKYLQAIKAEGISIETMSVQNEPLHEATYPSMRMEPAEQLDFIKNHLGPLFRQQGVTTKLLLYDHNWDRPDYPLTILNDPQAKSFVAGSAFHAYGGNVSAMSQVHNAHPDKDLYFTEISGGAWATNFSDNMKWNMRNIFIGTTRNWSRNALLWNLALDENSGPTNRGCNNCRGVVTIQASGNIVRNVEYYTLGHMSRFIRPGAFRVSSTATGLQDVESVAFKNTDGSKVLVVLNGSTDRKAITVQTTDQQFICSLEGNAVATIVW is encoded by the coding sequence ATGACAAGACACATCACCGGCCTCTTTGCTGTCGGCCTCTGCGCCATCAGCCTTGCTTGTAGCAGGTCCTCCGCAGACAAAGACACCTCACCCACCCCAAACCCCGCCAACAACACCACCGGAAAAGCCAGCATATGGGTCACCACCGGCGACCAGCAACGGCTGCTCAACAAAGGCTCAGACATCGACATCACCAAACCCACCGCCAACAACCCCGCCGCCATCACCGTCGACTTCTCCCAGTCCCTGCAGGAAATAGATGGTTTCGGCGCCGCCCTCACCGGCTCTTCCGCCTATCTCATCAATAAAAAGTTAAACCCCGCACAACGCGATCAACTACTCCGCGACCTCTTCGATCCCAACACCGGTATCGGTATCAGCTACCTCCGTACCACCATCGGCGCATCCGATTTCTCCTTGTCTGATTATACCTACAACGACCTCCCCTCAGGTCAGACAGACCCCCAACTGCAAAAATTTTCTATCAACAAGGAAAAAGACGATGTCATACCCGTATTCAAAGCCATCCTCGCCATCGCTCCTGCCATTAAAATAATGGCAACACCCTGGAGCGCCCCCGCCTGGATGAAAACAAATGGACTACTGGGAAGAGGCAAACTCAAACCCGAATGGTATCCCACCTACGCCAATTACCTGCTTAAATACCTCCAGGCGATTAAAGCAGAAGGGATCTCCATCGAAACCATGAGCGTACAAAATGAACCACTGCACGAAGCAACATACCCGTCCATGAGAATGGAACCTGCCGAACAGCTGGACTTCATCAAAAATCACCTGGGCCCCCTCTTCAGACAGCAAGGCGTTACCACAAAACTCCTCCTGTACGACCACAACTGGGATCGCCCGGACTATCCACTCACCATCCTCAACGACCCACAGGCCAAATCATTCGTCGCCGGATCCGCATTCCATGCCTACGGTGGCAACGTATCCGCCATGTCACAGGTCCACAACGCACATCCCGATAAAGACCTCTACTTCACCGAAATATCCGGCGGAGCCTGGGCTACCAACTTCTCCGATAACATGAAGTGGAACATGCGGAACATATTTATCGGTACCACCCGCAACTGGTCCCGCAACGCACTCCTATGGAACCTCGCCCTGGATGAAAACAGCGGCCCCACCAACAGAGGCTGTAACAACTGCCGGGGCGTAGTCACCATCCAGGCCTCCGGCAATATCGTTCGTAACGTAGAATACTACACGCTGGGACACATGTCCCGGTTCATCCGCCCGGGCGCATTCAGGGTCAGCAGCACCGCCACCGGCCTGCAAGACGTAGAAAGCGTAGCATTCAAAAATACCGATGGCTCCAAAGTGCTCGTAGTACTCAACGGTAGCACCGACAGAAAAGCCATTACCGTACAGACAACTGATCAGCAATTTATCTGCTCGCTCGAAGGCAACGCAGTAGCAACAATAGTTTGGTAA
- a CDS encoding DUF3570 domain-containing protein: protein MKKRYLLFGLLATSLYARAQAPVDKPYKKQRVSKTDIQVLFSYYTQDGDHSAVTGGIGTEALQVYAPEINLNYQRDTLQTYQLNAGVDVITSASTDRIDAVLSSASRVDARIHMNGGYSRRLKGTRTRLGIQSGFSIESDYFSIPVGVHFTHTAASGMREVGASLLCYFDDLRWGRLDPDYYRPEKLVYPAELRNTEWFSEYRRTSVNLNTSFYQVINARMQLALFPEVVYQRGLLSTPFHRVYFKDAPLRVEKLPGERWKFPIGVQLNSFTGSRVVLRSYYRFYADNFGITGHTFQLEAPIKVTPMLTLSPLIRFHTQTGSSYFQPYGQHDSQAAYYTSDYDLSRLQTYKGGLDIRFAPQQRFLRRYTFKAVTLRYAYYQRSDQLKAHMLSLLLEAWR, encoded by the coding sequence ATGAAAAAAAGATACCTGTTATTCGGATTACTGGCTACTTCTCTTTATGCCCGGGCACAGGCGCCGGTGGATAAGCCTTACAAAAAACAGCGGGTATCCAAGACGGATATCCAGGTGCTTTTCTCTTATTATACGCAGGACGGTGATCATTCTGCTGTGACGGGCGGTATAGGTACGGAGGCGTTGCAGGTGTATGCACCGGAGATCAACCTGAATTACCAGCGGGATACGTTGCAGACTTACCAGTTGAATGCCGGAGTAGATGTTATTACTTCTGCATCTACGGACCGGATCGATGCGGTATTGTCATCGGCTTCGCGGGTGGATGCCCGTATACATATGAATGGTGGTTACAGCCGGCGGCTGAAGGGTACGCGTACGCGGTTGGGAATACAGTCGGGGTTCTCTATTGAGTCTGATTATTTCTCGATACCGGTGGGTGTTCATTTTACGCATACGGCGGCATCGGGGATGCGGGAGGTGGGTGCGAGTTTGCTCTGTTATTTTGATGATCTGCGTTGGGGGCGGCTGGACCCGGATTATTACCGTCCGGAGAAGCTGGTGTATCCGGCGGAGCTGCGTAATACGGAATGGTTTAGCGAGTACCGGCGTACTTCTGTGAACCTGAACACTTCTTTTTACCAGGTGATCAATGCGCGAATGCAGCTGGCGTTGTTCCCGGAGGTGGTGTACCAGCGCGGTTTGTTGTCTACACCTTTTCACCGGGTTTATTTTAAGGATGCGCCGTTGCGGGTGGAGAAATTGCCCGGGGAGCGGTGGAAGTTTCCGATAGGTGTCCAGCTGAATTCATTTACGGGGAGCCGGGTGGTACTTCGCTCCTATTACCGGTTTTATGCGGATAATTTTGGTATTACGGGGCATACCTTTCAGCTGGAGGCGCCTATCAAGGTGACACCTATGTTGACGTTGTCGCCATTGATACGGTTCCATACGCAGACGGGGTCCAGTTATTTTCAGCCTTATGGCCAGCATGACAGCCAGGCGGCTTATTATACTTCTGATTATGATCTATCGCGGTTGCAGACTTATAAGGGCGGGTTAGATATCCGGTTTGCGCCGCAGCAGCGTTTCCTGCGTCGTTACACTTTTAAGGCGGTGACGTTACGATATGCGTATTACCAGCGATCGGACCAGTTGAAGGCGCATATGTTGTCGTTGTTACTGGAAGCCTGGAGATAA
- a CDS encoding FAD:protein FMN transferase, which translates to MQLQKYQLRQRLMGSDFELTVTDTDEQSAQAHLAAGVAEIQRIERLLTVFDPASVTAVINQSAGRMAVDVPAEVYALMQRCMRLSAMTQGAFDISTGALKALYNFKGRAFALPTKGQLQAAQRQTGYQHIDLTRAGQVFLRQSGMQIGFGAIGKGYAADRVKALLLQRGVRSGVINASGDLTAWGQQPSGEAWKVGIADPVSAERVLLWLPIQQSSVATSGNYEQYFEVNGERYSHNIDPRTGMPVQGIKSVTIVSPSAELSDALATAVTVMGVCAGLYLTDQLPDVHAIVIDEENRIHTSRQIQLHTHA; encoded by the coding sequence ATGCAACTTCAAAAGTACCAGCTCCGGCAGCGGCTCATGGGGTCGGACTTTGAGCTAACGGTGACGGATACTGACGAGCAGTCAGCACAGGCTCATCTGGCTGCCGGCGTGGCGGAGATACAACGTATAGAGCGGTTGCTGACTGTATTTGACCCGGCATCTGTTACCGCTGTCATTAACCAGTCGGCGGGGCGTATGGCGGTGGACGTACCGGCAGAAGTCTATGCGTTGATGCAGCGATGTATGCGGTTATCGGCGATGACACAAGGTGCTTTCGATATTTCTACCGGCGCGTTGAAGGCGTTATATAATTTTAAAGGCCGGGCATTTGCGTTACCCACTAAGGGCCAGCTGCAAGCAGCTCAACGGCAGACTGGTTATCAACATATAGACCTGACGAGAGCGGGGCAGGTGTTCTTACGGCAAAGCGGTATGCAGATTGGTTTTGGTGCGATCGGCAAGGGATATGCTGCTGACCGGGTGAAAGCGTTATTACTTCAGCGCGGTGTGCGGAGTGGCGTTATCAATGCAAGTGGTGATCTGACGGCGTGGGGGCAACAACCTTCGGGGGAGGCCTGGAAGGTGGGAATAGCAGACCCGGTGTCGGCAGAGCGGGTATTACTATGGTTACCTATCCAACAATCTTCTGTTGCTACTTCCGGTAATTACGAGCAATATTTTGAGGTGAACGGTGAGCGTTATTCACATAATATAGACCCAAGAACGGGGATGCCTGTACAGGGAATTAAGAGTGTAACGATTGTCAGTCCCAGTGCGGAGCTGTCGGATGCTTTAGCGACGGCGGTAACGGTGATGGGCGTATGTGCGGGGCTATATCTGACAGATCAGTTGCCTGATGTACATGCGATCGTGATAGATGAGGAAAACCGTATCCATACTTCCCGGCAAATACAATTACATACTCATGCTTAG